A genomic region of Nymphaea colorata isolate Beijing-Zhang1983 chromosome 2, ASM883128v2, whole genome shotgun sequence contains the following coding sequences:
- the LOC116248734 gene encoding uncharacterized protein LOC116248734: MSGGVGPVNKDIRLPDDELPPPPSPSLPSKYTPRFFHLLSFRQLNAFAVIVVLAFGGLVSISDVTFLLFSFAYTTFIARFAFPPRVDHLRAPGVFKQGSKLLGLYVALGALIGIVAPVVYLAEGVVDGDREGVKAAAPHLFLLCSQVLVEGWVDSGRYSPAARSFVPVYYNARRVSAVYDWVVAELQKGLGHVRSPLRLHIGRALAVANLGFWCFNLFFFLLPVYLPRVMKLYYLGDAAEDRSRE; this comes from the coding sequence ATGTCGGGCGGCGTGGGGCCGGTGAACAAAGACATCCGCCTGCCGGACGACGAgttgcctcctcctccttctccttctctgcCGTCCAAGTACACTCCCcggttcttccaccttctctCCTTCCGCCAACTCAACGCTTTCGCCGTCATCGTCGTCCTCGCCTTCGGCGGCCTCGTCTCCATCTCCGACGtcaccttcctcctcttctccttcgccTACACCACCTTCATCGCCCGCTTCGCCTTCCCACCTCGCGTGGACCACCTCCGTGCCCCCGGCGTCTTCAAACAGGGGAGTAAGCTTCTCGGTCTCTACGTCGCCCTCGGCGCTCTTATTGGCATCGTCGCTCCCGTTGTCTACCTCGCCGAGGGCGTAGTCGACGGCGATAGGGAGGGCGTGAAGGCGGCGGCGCCCCACCTGTTCCTTCTTTGCAGTCAGGTGCTGGTGGAGGGATGGGTCGACTCCGGCAGGTATTCGCCAGCAGCCAGATCCTTCGTCCCGGTATACTACAACGCCAGAAGGGTGTCGGCAGTCTACGACTGGGTAGTTGCGGAGCTTCAGAAGGGGCTTGGCCACGTGCGCTCGCCGCTTCGGCTGCATATCGGTCGGGCTCTCGCCGTCGCCAACTTGGGCTTCTGGTGCTTcaatctcttcttcttcctcttgcccGTCTACCTCCCCCGCGTCATGAAGTTGTATTACTTGGGTGATGCTGCGGAAGACAGGAGCAGAGAGTGA